The DNA sequence GCCCGTCGATGGCCTTGGGTGTGCTGGGCATGCCGGGTATGACCGCGTACATGGGGCTAATGGACATCGGCCAGCCCAAGGCCGGGGAAACCCTGGTGGTGGCGGCGGCTTCGGGCGCCGTGGGCTCGGTGGTCGGCCAGGTGGCGAAGATCAAGGGCCTGCGAGTGGTCGGTGTGGCGGGCGGCAAGGAGAAATGCCAATACGTGGTCGACGAGCTGGGGTTCGACGCCTGCGTCGATCACAAGGCTGAAAACTTTGCCGAAGCGTTGGCCAAGGCTTGTGACAAGGGCATCGACATCTACTACGAAAATGTCGGGGGCAAAGTCTTCGACGCGGTGGTGCCGTTGCTCAACGCCAAGGCGCGCATCCCGCTTTGCGGCCTGATCTCGGCCTACAACACGCACGAAGCGCCGAGCGGTCCGGATCGCTTGCCGCAACTGCAGCGTACCTTGTTGAACAAGCGCGTGCGGATCCAGGGTTTTATTGTGTTTGACGATTACGGTGACCGCCAGCCGGAGTTCATCAGTGCCATGGCGCCCTGGGTGCGCGATGGCAAAGTCAAGTTCCGCGAAGACGTGGTCGATGGCCTGGAGAATGCGCCGCAGGCCTTTATCGGTCTGCTGGAAGGGCGCAACTTCGGCAAGCTGGTGGTGCGGGTGGCGCAGGATTGAGTATTTGACGCTAATCGGAGGCGCGGGTATAAACCGCGTCTCGTTGTTATGTCGGACATTTCCTCCATGAGCTTCAGCCCTTTGATTCGCCAACTGATCGATGCCCTGCGAACTTTGCCAGGTGTGGGTCAGAAAACTGCCCAGCGCATGGCGTTGCAATTGCTTGAGCGTGATCGCAGCGGCGGTTCGCGCCTGGCCCAGGCCCTGAGCCAGGCCATGGAAGGGGTCGGGCATTGCCGTCTATGCCGCACTCTCACGGAAGACGACCTTTGCCCACAATGTGCCGACCCGCGTCGGGACGACAGCCTGCTGTGTGTCGTGGAAGGGCCGATGGATGTGTACGCGGTGGAGCAGACCGGTTTCCGGGGGCGTTATTTCGTGCTCAAGGGCCATTTGTCACCGCTCGACGGCTTGGGCCCTGAAGCCATCGGCATTCCGCAGTTGGTCGCCCGGATTGAAGAGGCGGGCACGTTTACGGAAGTCATTCTCGCCACCAACCCGACGGTCGAAGGCGAAGCCACCGCCCACTACATCGCCCAGTTGCTGAACAACAAAGGCCTGATCGCCTCCCGCATCGCCCACGGCGTGCCGTTGGGTGGCGAGCTGGAGTTGGTGGACGGCGGGACGCTGGCGCATTCGTTTGCCGGGCGCAAGCCGATCGCGTTGTAACCTCTACACAGTACCTGTGGGAGCTAGCTTGCTCGCGATGGCGGTGGATCAGTCAACATCTATGTGACTGATAAATCGCTATCGCGAGCAAGCTAGCTCCCACAGGTTCAGTGGTTGTCTGGCAACTATCTTTCGCTGAGCGAAAACTGCGTCAAGCAGAATGTCGCAATCCCCATGTCTTCCAGACGCTGGGAACCGAGCAATTCTGGCAAATCAATAATCGCCGCCGCTTCGTGGACCTTGGCGCCCATGCGGCGGATCAGGTTGGCGGCGGCGATCAGCGTGCCGCCGGTGGCGATCAGGTCATCGAACATCACCACCGAATCACCCTCGCACAGGCTGTCGGCATGCACTTCCAGGAAGGCTTCGCCGTATTCGGTCTGGTACCCCTCGGCCAGCACATCCGCAGGCAGCTTGCCTTGCTTGCGGAACAGCACCAGCGGTTTGTTCAATTGATAGGCCAGGATCGAACCGATCAGGAAACCGCGCGCATCCATCGCGCCGATGTGAGTGAACTCGGCCTCGACATAACGGTGAGCGAAGCTGTCCATCACCAGCCGCAGGGCGGTGGGGGACTGGAATAACGGGGTAATGTCGCGAAAGATCACGCCTGGCTTGGGGAAGTCGATCACGGGGCGGATCAGGGATTTGATGTCGAAGGAGTCGAAGACCATCGGGGGAGTCCTGGGTGAGCTGCAAACGCGGCAGTATAGCGCGGCTGGGGCTATCCCTCAGCCCCCCCGCAGCCGCGCTTGTCCGTCAGCCGTCGAGCGAGCCGCCGGCCAGGGCGCAGAGCTGGATCGGGTCGAGAATGTGAATTTCCTTGCCTTCGGCCGCGATCAACTCATTCTGCTGGAAACGGGTGAACACCCGGGATACGGTTTCCACCGCCAGGCCCAGGTAATTGCCGATTTCGTTGCGCGACATACTCAGGCGGAACTGGTTGGCCGAGAACCCGCGGGCGCGGAAGCGTGCCGAGAGGTTGACCAGGAACGTGGCGATGCGCTCGTCGGCGGTTTTTTTCGAGAGCAACAGCATCATTTGCTGATCGTCACGGATTTCCCGGCTCATGACCCGCATCAACTGGCGACGCAGTTGCGGCAACTGTATGGCCAACTCGTCCAGGCGATCAAAGGGAATTTCGCACACCGAGGTGGTTTCCAGCGCCTGGGCCGAGACTGGATGGCTCTCGGTGTCCATCCCGGATAACCCCACCAGCTCGCTGGGCAGGTGGAAGCCGGTGAGCTGCTCTTCGCCGCCATCGCTCAGGTTAAAGGTTTTCAAGGCGCCCGAGCGCACGGCATAGACGGAATCGAAGGTGTCGCCCTGACGAAACAGGAATTCACCTTTTTTCAACGGGCGGCCCCGTTTAACGATGTCGTCCAGCGCTTCCATGTCCTCCAGGTTCAGCGAAAGTGGCAGGCAGAGGGGGGCCAGGCTGCAATCCTTGCAATGGGCCTGGCTGTGAGCGCGCAGTTTGACTGGCTCGGACATTTCTTAAATCCTTGTGGGAAATCACACATAAGGCGTAAGGGTACCCCAGCGCAGGCACTCCGGCCAGTGTGGTTTCGTCGTCAAATTGTCGCGCTCAGATGACTCGGGAGAAGCGTTGTCGATTTTGCTGCTCCAAGTAGGCATCGAACACCATACACACTGATCGCACCAACAAGCGCCCAGCGGGCAGTACCTTGATGTGTGTGGTGTCGACCTCGATCAGCCCATCCTCGGCCATCGCCTGCAATTGCGGCCACAACGGCGCGAAGTAGCCGTAGAAATCGATATTGAAATGTTGCTCGATCTCGGCGAAGGCCAGGTTGAAATGGCAGATCAGCTGCTGGATTACCGCACGCCGCAACCGGTCGTCGGTATTGCATATGAGCCCACGACTGGTCGCCAATTGCCCGTCGGCGAGGGTGTTCTGATATTGATTCAGATCGCTGCTGTTCTGGCAGTACAAATCGCCGATCTGGCTGATGGCGGACACACCAAGGCCGATCAGGTCGCAATGACCATGGGTGGTGTAACCCTGGAAGTTGCGCTGCAGTGTGGCTTCTTCTTGGGCGATCGCCAATTCATCGTCGGGCAGGGCGAAGTGGTCCATGCCGACGTAGCGGTAGCCGGCGGCGGTCAGTTGCTCGATGGTGCCTTGCAGCATGGCCAGTTTCTGCTCCGGGCTCGGCAGGTCCTGGCTGTTGATGCGCCGCTGAGGCATGAAGCGTTCTGGCAGATGGGCGTAGTTGAACACCGAGAGCCGGTCCGGTTGCAGTTCGATGACCTCCTGAACCGTGCGGGCGAAGTTGTCCGGGGTCTGTTTGGGCAGGCCGTAGATCAGATCAATGTTGATCGAGCGGAACTGCAGGGTCCGGGCCGCTTCGATCACTGCGCGGGTTTCTTCCAGGCTTTGCAGGCGATTGACGGCGCGTTGCACGGCCGGGTCCAGGTCTTGCAGACCGATGCTGACCCGGTTGAAACCCAGTTCCCGCAGCAGGCCCATGGTCGACCAGTCGGCTTCGCGAGGGTCGATCTCGATGCTGTAGTCGCCGGAATCGTCGTCCAACAGGTGAAAATGCTTGCGCAACTGGGCCATCAACTGGCGCAGCTCGTCGTGACTGAGGAAGGTGGGGGTACCGCCGCCCAGATGTAACTGTTCCACGCGCTGGGCCGGGTCCAGGTGACAGCTGATCAGCTGGATTTCCTGTTCCAGGCGTTGCAGGTAGGCGTGGGCGCGGCCACGGTCCTTGGTGATGACCTTGTTGCAGGCGCAGTAGTAGCAAATGTTCGCGCAGAACGGCACGTGCACATATAGCGACAGCGGCCGCAAGGCCTTACGACTGTCGCGCAGGGCGTGGAGTAGATCGAAGGTGCCCACCTGGCTGCCAAATTGCGCCGCGGTCGGGTACGAGGTGTAGCGTGGTCCCGCCAGGTCGTAACGGCGGATCAGGTCTGTGTCCCAACGAATGGCGTCGAGCATGCGGGCGTTCCCCGGATAGGCTGGCATGGGTGCGAGTCTAGGGGTGTAGGCGCGGGGTGGTTTTGATTTGCGTCAACAGGGCACAGGTGTTGTCGATGATGGCCTCATCGCGAGCAAGCTCGCTCCCACATTTGCTCGACGGCGCTCACCGGTCTCCTGCGGGAGCGAGCTTGCTCGCGATGGGGGGGCGATTCGGTCAATGGCCCATCAGCCAATGTTGATGCGGCCCCGGCAGTGTCCAGAGACCAAAGACAATCACCAGCAACCCACCGGCCATGCGTACGCTGCGTTTGCGCAGCAGGGCAGTGACGCGTTCGGCGGCCAGGCCGGTGGCGAGCAGCACTGGCCAGGTGCCGAGGCCGAAGGCGAGCATCAGCAGCGCGCTGTCCAGTGCATTGCCTTGGCTGGCGGACCACAGCAGGGTGCTATAGACCAGTCCGCACGGCAACCAGCCCCACAGCGCGCCGAGCAGCAAGGCCCGGGGCAGGCTCGACACCGGCAGCAAGCGGTTGGCGACGGGCTGGATGTGCCGCCACAAGCCACGCCCGACGCTTTCGATACGGGTCAGGCCGCTCCACCAACCCGCCAGGTACAAGCCCATGGCGATCAGCAGCAAACCGGCCAGCACGCGCATGATCATCGCCGCCGGGCTGTTGGCCACGGCCCAGCCGGCCAGGCCGATCAGCAATCCGGCGGTGGCGTAGCTCAGGATTCGCCCCAGGTTATACGCCAGCAGCAGCCGGAAGCGCCGGCTGCGCTGTTCCTTGGGAATCGCCAGGGTCAGGGCACCCATCAGGCCGCCGCACATGCCCAGGCAATGACCACCACCGAGCAGGCCAAGGATGACCGCCGAGACCAGCAGTGGCGCCAGATCAAGCATGGGGCGGGGCCTTGTCGTCCGGTTCGCGGGCCTGGCCGCCAGCCTCATCCACCGCAGCCTTGTGGTTTGGGTCCTGATCGTCGAACAGAATGCTGTGGGCCGGACCGTCGAGGTCGTCGTATTGCCCGCTGTCCACCGCCCAGAAGAAAATGTACACGGCGATGGCCACGATCAGCAGCGCGGCCGGGATCATCACATAAAGAGCTGGCATTTCAGGACTCCATGCCCGCGCGGCTCAGGCCGGCAGCGGGCGGGTATCGGGGGTGGCGTCGATCACCTGCGCCTTGGGCTGACGGGTCAGCCTCAGCGCATTCAACACCACGGTCAACGAACTGATGGACATGCCGACCGCGGCCCACACCGGCGTAATCCAGCCGAGGGCGGCGAACGGCAACATGAGGCCATTGTACAGCCCTGCCCACACCAGGTTCTCGATGATTACCCGGCGGGTGCGCCGGGCCAGGTTGAAGGCGTGGATCAGGGCGCCGAGGCGGTTGGACAGCAGCACCGCGTCGGCGCTGGTCTTGGCCAGATCGGTGGCCGAGCCCATGGCGACACTGATGTCCGCCGCCGCCAGCACCGGTACGTCGTTCACGCCATCGCCGAGCATCAGCACCTTGCGGCCCTGCTGGTGCAACTGCTGCAACACGGCCAGTTTGTCGTCCGGACGCAGACCGCCCCGGGCCTCGTCGATGCCCAGTTCGGCGGCGACGCTGGCCACCATCGGCGAACTGTCGCCGGACAGCAGCAGCGTCCGCCAGCCCCGCGCCTTGCAGGCCGCCAGCAGCGCCGGGGCATCGGCGCGTAGGCGGTCGTCGAGGACGAACCAGGCCAGCGGCCCGGTGGCATCGCCCAGTAGCAACCATTGTCCGGGTTCGTCTGGCATCACCGGTATTGCCGCGCCACTGAGCTCACAGACAAAGCCGGGATGGCCGATGCGCAGGCGTTGTTTGTCGACCAAACCTTCGAGTCCTAGCCCCGGGGTGCTCTGTACGTGCTCGGCGGCCAGTGGCGCCCGGCCAAAGGCACGGGCGATGGGGTGCTCGGAGCGGTTTTCCAGGGCCGCGGCCAGGCCCAGGCATTGATCGCTGTCCAGGGCCGCCAACGGTCGAATGGCGCGCAAGGCCAAACGACCTTCAGTGAGGGTGCCGGTCTTGTCGAAAATCACCGTGTCGATCTGGTTCAGGCCCTCCAGCACATGGCCACGAGTCAGCAGCAGGCCAAGTTTGTGCAGGGTGCCAGTGGCGGCGGTGAGGGCGGTTGGCGTGGCCAGCGACAGGGCGCAAGGACAAGTGGCGACCAGCATTGCCAGGACGATCCAGAAGGCGCGTGAGGCATCCAGCTGCCACCACAACAGCCCGATGGCGGCAGCAGCGACCAGGGAGAACAACAGGAACCACTGGGCGGCGCGATCGGCGATTTCCGCCAGTCGCGGTTTCTCGGCCTGGGCCCGCTCCAGCAGCCGCACGATGGCCGACAAGCGAGTGTCCTGTCCAAGGGCCAACACCTCGACCGTCAACGCACCTTCGACGTTCAGCGTGCCTGCGGTGACTACGTCGCCTACCTGGCGGGGTTGTGGCAGGTATTCGCCGGTCAGCAGCGATTCGTCGATGCTGGACTGGCCCTCGAGAATCTTGCCATCGGCCGGTAGGACTGCGCCGGGATGCACCAATACTCGGTCGCCGGTGCGCAATTCGCTGAGCAGGATGCGTTCGCTCTGGCCGTTATCCTCCAGGCGCAGGCACGATGCCGGCAACAGATTGACCAGTTGTGCGGTGGCGGCAGCGGTACGCTCCCGAGCCCGACGTTCCAGGTAACGACCGGCCAACAGAAACAGGGCGAACATGCCCACGGCATCGAAATACAGCTCGCCAACGCCGGTGATCGACGTCCAGATCCCGGCGACGTAAGCGCCGCCGATGGCCAGGGACACCGAAACGTCCATGGTCAGGTGGCGGGTGCGCAGGTCGCGCATCGCGCCTTTGAAGAACGGCGCGCAGCTGTAGAAGACAATAGGGGTGGTGAGGAACAGCGCGACCCAGCGCAGGATAGTGTGCATTTCCGGGCTCAGGTCGATGTTGAATTCCGGCCAGGTGGCCATGGTCGCCATCATCGCCTGGAACCACAGCAGCCCGGCTACGCCCAATTGGCGCAGGGCCAGGCGGTTTTGCGCGGCAAGTTGTTCGCAAGCCTGGTCGGCCTGGTACGGGTGGGCGACGTAGCCGATCTGGCGCAACTCGGCGAGCATCGCACTCAACGGCAGTTGAGCGTCGGCCCAGCGCACCTGCAGGCGATGATTGGACAGGTTCAACCGCGCCTCGGCCACGGCAGGCAGGCTGCGCAGTTGTTTTTCGATCAGCCAGCCGCAGGCGGCGCAACTGATGCCTTCCATCAACAGGGTGGTTTCGGCCAGCTCGCCGTCATGGCGCACGAACGATTGCTGTACGTCGGGGCGATCGTACAGCGCCAGTTCATCGGTCAGTTGGACGGGCAGGGTCTCGGGGTTGGCCGATGCTTCGCTGCGATGCAGGTAATAACTCTCCAGGCCACCGGCCACGATAGCCTCGGCCACCGCCTGGCAGCCCGGGCAGCACAGCTCGCGGGTTTCACCGAGGACAACGGCGGTGAAGCGACTGCCGGCGGGAACGGGCAGGGCGCAGTGGTAGCAGGGCTGTGGAGTGTTCATGGTTGTCGCATGAAAGCCTTTTGTGGCGAGGGAGCTTGCTCCCGCTCGGCGGCGAAGCCGTCGTGATCTGAGAACTCGGTAGGCCTGAGAAGCGCGGTGGGCCGAACAGTAGGGCCGCTTCGCGGCCCAGCGGGAGCAAGCTCCCTCGCCACAGGAAAGCGGCTTACTTCTTCAGGTCTTCAGCGCCTTGCAGCGGTTCATCGCCGAGCAGGATGGCCTGGTCGTGGTTGATCTGTTCCTCTTCGAACAGGCGCCAGGTCTTGTCGTTCTCCACACCCAGCAATTCGACAAAACGCCGGCCCTCGATCTTGTCCGTTAACTGGCCGACGTACCGCCCCGGTTCGCTGTCATTGCGGGTCAGGACGATCTTGCGGTCCTTCTCCGGCTGGGTCGGCGAGATCAGGCTCAGTTCCAGGGTCTGGGGACGGCTGTTGCCGTTCAGGCGCAGGTTCACTTCACCGGTGACGTCGTCCAGTTGCGCATTGGCATGCAGTTGCAGGGTCTGGGCCAGCAGTTCGCGCTCCAGCGAGCGGTTGATGCCCTTGCCGGCTTCGTAATAGTTGTCGTTGACCAGGTTGTCCGGATTCTTCACCGCAATGGTCACCATCGTCAGGCTCAGTGTCACCGAACAGGTCAGGATCGCAATGATGATCCACGGCCAGAGGTGTTTGTACCAAGGGCTGGTGGCGGTTGCTGCAGGCATGTTCATTTCTCTCAACGAGTTTGTGGGCCGATGAACCGGCTCTTGGCTTCGATATGTACGCTTTCGTCATCGGCATCCTTGAGGATGAAGGTCACCTCATTGGTGCTCGATGGCAGTTGTTCCGGTGCGCTGGACAATTCCACCGGCTGGCTGAAGATCTCGCCGGCCGCGACTTTGATTTCCCGTCGGCCTTGCAGCTTCAGGTCAGGCAGGCCGGCGGCTTCCAGGACGTACGTATGGTCGCGCTGGTCTTTGTTCATGATCTTGAGGCTGTAGACGTTCTCGATCCGGCCCTCGGCATTTTCGCGGTACAGCACGCGGTCCTTGCTGACGTCGAAACCCACCAGCGAACGCATGAAGAACGCCGTCACCAGCAAACTGATCATTGCCAGCAAGACCAAGGCATAGCCGATCAGGCGCGGGCGCAGTTTATGGGTTTTCTGCCCCGACAGGTTGTGTTCGGTGGTGTAGCTGATCAGGCCGCGGGGGTAATCCATCTTGTCCATGATGTTGTCGCACGCGTCGATGCAGGCTGCGCAACCGATGCATTCGATCTGCAGGCCATCGCGAATGTCGATGCCGGTAGGGCAGACCTGGACGCACATGGTGCAGTCGATGCAATCGCCCAGGCCCAGGGCTTTGTAGTCAACGCCCTTCTTGCGCGGGCCACGGCTTTCGCCGCGACGCGGATCATAGGACACGATCAGCGTGTCTTTGTCGAACATGACGCTCTGGAAGCGGGCGTAAGGGCACATGTAGATGCACACCTGCTCACGCAGCCAGCCAGCGTTGCCGTAGGTGGCGAGGGTGAAGAAACCGACCCAGAAATACGACCAACCGTCGGCCTGGCCAGTGAAGAACTCGAACACCAGTTCGCGGATCGGTGTGAAGTAACCGACAAAGGTCATGCCGGTGACGAAACCGATCAGCAGCCACAGGCTGTGCTTGGCGAGCTTGCGCAGGAGCTTGTTGGCGCCCATGGGCGCCTTGTCGAGCTTGATGCGCTGGTTGCGGTCGCCTTCGGTGACTTTCTCGCACCACATGAAGATCCAGGTCCACACGCTTTGCGGACAGGTGTAGCCGCACCATACCCGCCCGGCATAGACCGTAATGAAAAACAGGCCGAAGGCTGCAATGATCAACAGCCCGGACAGCAGGATGAAGTCCTGGGGCCAGAAGGTCGCGCCGAAAATAAAGAATTTACGCTCCGGCAGGTTCCACCAGACGGCTTGATGGCCGCCCCAGTTCAACCAGACCGTACCGAAATACAGCAGGAACAATAACCCGCCGCCTACCATCCGCAGGTTGCGGAACAGGCCGGTGAAGGCGCGGGTGTAGATTTTTTCCCGAGAGGCATAAAGGTCGACGGTTTTGTTCGCGTCCTTGGCAGGCGGGGTAACGTCATGTACCGGAATCTGGTTACTCATCAATTGCATCCCACGGCAGTGGAAAGTGCCAAGGCCAGTACGTGCCGACCACGGTCACAAGGGTTGTTGCAGTGGCGCAATGATACGCCTGTCGCTCTAACTCAAGGGTGCGACCTTTGGTCGCGTTGGGGGTAAGGGCACAATGGTGTAGTGGGATGTAACAAGTCTTGACCCAAGTCAATTGACTATAGACATTCCATGCGCTGGAGGACAAATGTGAGGGCGTGCTGACTGATTCCGCGCGCCCTTTTAGGCCAGATCAATCACACATCCAGGAAAGCCACAGGCCCCAACGCGTCAGCTTTATGGAGTAGAGGCGGTTCCAATTGGCCATCGGGCAGTTGGGTCTGGATCAGGTGGCCGAGTTCGTCGTAGTGGTGCTGCAGGCTGTCGATGGCACTGTTTTCGGCGAGCAACTGGCCGAGGGCGTCGTAGGCGAAGCTCAGGGTTTGCGCGTTGCTTTGCCGGTTGGTAAAGGCGGGTTACACGCCTGCTTTTGAGGTGTAGGCGATCCGTGGCGAGGGAGCTTGCTCCCGCTCGGCGGCGCAGCCGTCGTAAACCGGCTGATGCGGTTTATCTGGAGAATGCGTCAGCCTGTTTTGGGGCGGCTTCGCCACCCAGCGGGAGCAAGCTCCCTCACCACGGGATTGATGCTGTAGCGGCTAACGTGGGTCGACGTTATCGAGCACTCGGTTGGCCAGCAATGAACTCAGTTCAATCAGTTGCTGGATGCCGAGGGCGATGTGGCGGCGGGGGCCTTCCAGGTCGAAGGCCAGGTTGCTGATCATCGCGTCCGCGGATGCCAGGTTTTCGCTGAGGTTGGCGAGCAGGCATTCGTTGTCGGCGTTTTTTGCCACGGTGAAGAGCTGGTCCGGTTTGGATGCATCTTCGGACTTTTCCGGTTTGGGTAGCAGGTAGTGATCCAAGACGCGTTTGGTGGTTTCGTCGTGCTTTTTGGCTTTGGATTTGGTTTGCGAGGAAGTGTTGTCTGTTTCCGGAGGGTTTGGAGTTACTTTGAACATAAGCTGGAATCCTCGAGTTAGGCCGCGACCCATTCCCTACTAAAAGAAGGGTGGCGGCTGTACGCAGGTTAGTAGACCGGGGATTCCAGCATTGCCGGCGCGCCGAAGCGCCCTGCGCACAGCCACCATCAAGGACAGGAATTGGAACACCTGCCTGAGTGGAGAGCTCATGCATCTTGCGGAAAACCTCGGGCTACTAAACCCGACCACTGATGGGCAGTGGCAGGGAAACGATAGAACCCATGGGCAAGGCGCACAAGCGGGCGGATTCTGGCGTAGTTGTAGGCAATGGCGCAAGGATTCGTAGCTGGGTGGAAGTGTTGCGGAGGGAGAATAAACAAGCCTTTGTAATGCCCCAGGATCCGTGGCGAGGGAGCTTGCTCCCGCTCGGCGGCGCAGCCGTCGTAAATCGGCTGATGCGGTTTGTCTGTAGGAATGCGCCGGCCGTTTTGGGGCGGCTTCGCCACCCGGCGGGAGCAAGCTCCCTCGCCACGGGGATTTGTACTTAGCCTGCGCCTGGTCATGTGTTCGCAGGCGCCAGGTGGAATGGCTTGTTGCCAATTTGATCTAGCTGCCAGGGTTTTCCTGAGCACAGCCGAATCCAGGCTCTGATTATTTTTGTGCGCTGCAAGAAGAGGTGTCAGGACCACGCATGCATCAAGTTTCTACTGGCTGTACAAGATGTTGTAGAACGAGGTTTGCTCATCGTTGATCAAGGCAAGATCCTGCCCCGTGGTAATTTTTTTGAACAGCGCTTTGTCGACCACCATCCGACGCCTGATGATCACCTCCAGCAATTGGCCGAACAACGCTTCATCACGGACGTGTTTTTTCAGTTTTAGAACGTCGCGAGGTTTGTCTTTCAGGATGTGAAAGGCGTAATTCATCACAACCATATTGGAGACGAACAGGTTTGCCGTTGACTGAAGCGGATTGACCGCGTCGATCAAAGCGTCAAATATTTTTTTTCGGTCATGAGCGTACACGAGCAGAAATACATCGGGGTACATAAGCTCGCTGTGACGATCATTGATCGCGAAGCGGTAATGAGTCTCGTCGGGCTCGGTGAGTAATCTGACGGTGCTTGTTTGAAAGGTTTTCAACGTACTGAGCAGCTCATGCTCTTTCCTGCTGTCGGCCTTGATCGTTTTGTAGACCCGATCAATCACATCCAGAAAAGCCACGGGCCCCAGCCCGTCGGTCGCCATCATCAGTTGATTACCTTCGATGCTGAACCGGCAATAAGCCTCGTCATCAATGCTCAATTCAAAAAGCAGAAACCTGAGCATGTAGTTCCTCAGGTGCGCATGCGCATCCAGGGCGCAGTTCTTCAAGCTGATCAGCTGGATCAGGTAGAAGAAAATAAAGTATTGCTTGTTGGTTCGTTGGCGGTTATCGATTTCAAGCAGGTAGCCAAAACGCGACAGGACCAGCAGGAGGGCGTAGCAGTCGGGTTCCGTGAAGCCGTTCTTCAACATGGCTTTTTCGAAGGCGCTGACGGAAAACAAATCATGCCAGCGGCTAACGCTGAAGGGAGCGCCATTGCGTTTTCTGGCGACAACGGTCAGCAGCGCAGGCTC is a window from the Pseudomonas brassicacearum genome containing:
- a CDS encoding FixH family protein, whose product is MPAATATSPWYKHLWPWIIIAILTCSVTLSLTMVTIAVKNPDNLVNDNYYEAGKGINRSLERELLAQTLQLHANAQLDDVTGEVNLRLNGNSRPQTLELSLISPTQPEKDRKIVLTRNDSEPGRYVGQLTDKIEGRRFVELLGVENDKTWRLFEEEQINHDQAILLGDEPLQGAEDLKK
- a CDS encoding NADP-dependent oxidoreductase, giving the protein MSQASTSNQRIVLASRPKGAPTPDNFRLEQVALPDLVDGQILLKTLFLSLDPYMRGRMSDAPSYAAPVKIDEVMTGGAVSRVERSMHPKFQEGDLVVGATGWQSHSISEGRNVIPIPSGMPSPSMALGVLGMPGMTAYMGLMDIGQPKAGETLVVAAASGAVGSVVGQVAKIKGLRVVGVAGGKEKCQYVVDELGFDACVDHKAENFAEALAKACDKGIDIYYENVGGKVFDAVVPLLNAKARIPLCGLISAYNTHEAPSGPDRLPQLQRTLLNKRVRIQGFIVFDDYGDRQPEFISAMAPWVRDGKVKFREDVVDGLENAPQAFIGLLEGRNFGKLVVRVAQD
- a CDS encoding sulfite exporter TauE/SafE family protein, whose amino-acid sequence is MLDLAPLLVSAVILGLLGGGHCLGMCGGLMGALTLAIPKEQRSRRFRLLLAYNLGRILSYATAGLLIGLAGWAVANSPAAMIMRVLAGLLLIAMGLYLAGWWSGLTRIESVGRGLWRHIQPVANRLLPVSSLPRALLLGALWGWLPCGLVYSTLLWSASQGNALDSALLMLAFGLGTWPVLLATGLAAERVTALLRKRSVRMAGGLLVIVFGLWTLPGPHQHWLMGH
- the hemN gene encoding oxygen-independent coproporphyrinogen III oxidase → MLDAIRWDTDLIRRYDLAGPRYTSYPTAAQFGSQVGTFDLLHALRDSRKALRPLSLYVHVPFCANICYYCACNKVITKDRGRAHAYLQRLEQEIQLISCHLDPAQRVEQLHLGGGTPTFLSHDELRQLMAQLRKHFHLLDDDSGDYSIEIDPREADWSTMGLLRELGFNRVSIGLQDLDPAVQRAVNRLQSLEETRAVIEAARTLQFRSINIDLIYGLPKQTPDNFARTVQEVIELQPDRLSVFNYAHLPERFMPQRRINSQDLPSPEQKLAMLQGTIEQLTAAGYRYVGMDHFALPDDELAIAQEEATLQRNFQGYTTHGHCDLIGLGVSAISQIGDLYCQNSSDLNQYQNTLADGQLATSRGLICNTDDRLRRAVIQQLICHFNLAFAEIEQHFNIDFYGYFAPLWPQLQAMAEDGLIEVDTTHIKVLPAGRLLVRSVCMVFDAYLEQQNRQRFSRVI
- the recR gene encoding recombination mediator RecR, whose product is MSFSPLIRQLIDALRTLPGVGQKTAQRMALQLLERDRSGGSRLAQALSQAMEGVGHCRLCRTLTEDDLCPQCADPRRDDSLLCVVEGPMDVYAVEQTGFRGRYFVLKGHLSPLDGLGPEAIGIPQLVARIEEAGTFTEVILATNPTVEGEATAHYIAQLLNNKGLIASRIAHGVPLGGELELVDGGTLAHSFAGRKPIAL
- the ccoS gene encoding cbb3-type cytochrome oxidase assembly protein CcoS, which produces MPALYVMIPAALLIVAIAVYIFFWAVDSGQYDDLDGPAHSILFDDQDPNHKAAVDEAGGQAREPDDKAPPHA
- a CDS encoding adenine phosphoribosyltransferase; translation: MVFDSFDIKSLIRPVIDFPKPGVIFRDITPLFQSPTALRLVMDSFAHRYVEAEFTHIGAMDARGFLIGSILAYQLNKPLVLFRKQGKLPADVLAEGYQTEYGEAFLEVHADSLCEGDSVVMFDDLIATGGTLIAAANLIRRMGAKVHEAAAIIDLPELLGSQRLEDMGIATFCLTQFSLSER
- a CDS encoding heavy metal translocating P-type ATPase — its product is MNTPQPCYHCALPVPAGSRFTAVVLGETRELCCPGCQAVAEAIVAGGLESYYLHRSEASANPETLPVQLTDELALYDRPDVQQSFVRHDGELAETTLLMEGISCAACGWLIEKQLRSLPAVAEARLNLSNHRLQVRWADAQLPLSAMLAELRQIGYVAHPYQADQACEQLAAQNRLALRQLGVAGLLWFQAMMATMATWPEFNIDLSPEMHTILRWVALFLTTPIVFYSCAPFFKGAMRDLRTRHLTMDVSVSLAIGGAYVAGIWTSITGVGELYFDAVGMFALFLLAGRYLERRARERTAAATAQLVNLLPASCLRLEDNGQSERILLSELRTGDRVLVHPGAVLPADGKILEGQSSIDESLLTGEYLPQPRQVGDVVTAGTLNVEGALTVEVLALGQDTRLSAIVRLLERAQAEKPRLAEIADRAAQWFLLFSLVAAAAIGLLWWQLDASRAFWIVLAMLVATCPCALSLATPTALTAATGTLHKLGLLLTRGHVLEGLNQIDTVIFDKTGTLTEGRLALRAIRPLAALDSDQCLGLAAALENRSEHPIARAFGRAPLAAEHVQSTPGLGLEGLVDKQRLRIGHPGFVCELSGAAIPVMPDEPGQWLLLGDATGPLAWFVLDDRLRADAPALLAACKARGWRTLLLSGDSSPMVASVAAELGIDEARGGLRPDDKLAVLQQLHQQGRKVLMLGDGVNDVPVLAAADISVAMGSATDLAKTSADAVLLSNRLGALIHAFNLARRTRRVIIENLVWAGLYNGLMLPFAALGWITPVWAAVGMSISSLTVVLNALRLTRQPKAQVIDATPDTRPLPA
- the fnr gene encoding fumarate/nitrate reduction transcriptional regulator Fnr, giving the protein MSEPVKLRAHSQAHCKDCSLAPLCLPLSLNLEDMEALDDIVKRGRPLKKGEFLFRQGDTFDSVYAVRSGALKTFNLSDGGEEQLTGFHLPSELVGLSGMDTESHPVSAQALETTSVCEIPFDRLDELAIQLPQLRRQLMRVMSREIRDDQQMMLLLSKKTADERIATFLVNLSARFRARGFSANQFRLSMSRNEIGNYLGLAVETVSRVFTRFQQNELIAAEGKEIHILDPIQLCALAGGSLDG